The genomic DNA aaaataacaatgagatatcatctcacacctattagattagcccagatgagaaaaagggaagatgatcaatgctggagaggatgtgggaggattgggacattgatgcattgttggtggagagcaatatggaactatgcccaaagagcaagaaaactgttCCTACTCCTTGACCtagaaatttcaattctaggactatatccagaagaaattataaaaaatgggaaaagtcagggcggctaggtggtgcattggagtcactggccctggagtcaggagtacctgggttcaaatccagtctcaaacacttagtaattacctagctgtatggccttgggcaagccacttaaccccattttccttgcaaaaaaaaaaacaacctaaaaaaatgggaaaagtcctacatgttccaaaatattcatagcagctctttctgtagtgacaaagaattggaaattgaggggatacccatcaattggggaatggctaaacaagtaatggtacatgaatactatggaatacttttgttctataagaaaccataaatggttggactctagcgaagcatggaatgatttacaggatcagatgctgagtgaagagagcagaaccaagagaacaacatacatattaacaacaatgcCGTGAGatgaagcaactcctctcagcagttcagagagttagaacAACAATATTAGACAGACTACGGACAatgttattatccccatccagaggaagaaaaacaaaacaaaataaaacacacagaaaaaaatacccCTATTGAATTTGATGAACAttgtataaaaattatctcttatgtatctttcccttaatcctaattcctcatgccagaaattactaatttgtaaatatgtttaatgaaatatgtatgtaaaatgctaacctgaatgtTCCCTATTGAGgcaggggagggggttgggatgGAAGGGTTgagggaaattttgttacttggaaatatgcacgtacaaatggatgaaaattttaaaaagtaaattataaaaataataaaataaaaagtcccTTTTCACTCAAACATTATATGAGCCCAAATTgtagaatggaaagaacactagacaGAGTACCATGGAACTTGTGTTATAATCACCAAAGTACTTCTTGCATGACCTGATGTAAGTCACTTCCCATCATTagtccttattttcttcatctgtcaatgGAGGCATTTGGGTCAATTGAGCTCTCAAGTTCTTGTCAGATCTCAACCCTTGCAGTCCTATAAATCTGGGTCACCATATGCAGTATCAATAGATTGTAATATCTATACTGCTTCTGGGTCCTCCAGAGCTGATTATCACCATGAGACAGAAAACTAACTGTAAAGTTTATCATGAGTCCCTGATAAACATAAGGCTTAGACCCAAGTCTTAGCTATTTATGTGGAGTGGGGAGGAAGCTAACCAGGGAGGTTTGAGGTATATGAGTATTGAGGTTAagggatgagaaaaataaattatcttcctTAATAGCTGGTGTCTAACAGTTAAAGTCTTTTACTACAGAAATGATAGGGAGATTCAATCATACCAAGATCTCCAACAGAATGTCTTTTAATATCGGATATTGAGGTTATATTCCtctttaaatatatgattctgACTCACTAAAACAAGTCCCAGatttgggaggaagggaaaaaaactaatcTGATAGTTTGATCCTATCCTAATTCAGATGGAAACTGATGGGGTCTAAATCTTTCTACTATCCAAGCTCCAAACCCACACTGGTTTTCTATGACTACTTAAAAAGAGCCAATATTCTGATATTCATCTCAGTATAATGAAGAGGGAATCAGATTAGAAGTTAGCAAATCTATAGTCTGTGCTTGGTTAAACCACCACCAACTAGCCCTTTGACTTTGAGCATGTCATTTAACTATTCTGGGCCTCAGagtgagaatagaaaggaagaatgTAATATTCCTTATGTCCATGGTGTAATGGAAAAGGTCTGCACTAAAAGTCAAGAGggaccaggattcaaattctgcctccaacAATTACTTGTGTGAAAGCCAATTACTTCATGAAAGCCATGAAAGGCACTTTCTTTCAGCTTTAGTTTTTTCAGTCATAAAATAGAGGTGGGAGTGATGGTTGTTATGAAGTTTAAAAACTGCTTAGTAAAACTTTAGACAAAATATAGTCTGTTAGCAATTATTTCAAACAATTAGAAAGGAAGATCATTACAGCATAAAAAAACGATCCTGCAGATCTCATAtttacttagttttaaaatgtactaTTATctgctttattgtattttatttagtttttaaaatatttaccaattacattttaatagttTGGTCCACACTCAGAAGTGTTACAGATTACATGTGACCCTTAGGTCTAGTATTTGACACCTCTGGTTTGTTAGTGTTATTGAGGGTATTATAACAATCACATGGTGAAATGAcctataaaaatgttttggaaaggaaaaagtgATATATTTGTGAAGGTTTCattatttgtcctttctcttGTCAAGAGGATAGGTAAAAGAAGATTTATATCTTCCTCAATTCCCTGTCTTATACAGACTTTGTTTCTCCTCCTTTGGAGTCAAAGTATGCAAAGTCATAGACTGGTTATAAGAGAATGAGCAAAGACTATTAGGGAATAAGGTTCAGGACAGTTCCCATCTTTCAGTAGCAGATAATAAGAAAGTGGGAACTAAGACTGAAGATCAAGCCAGCAAGATGGGTCTTACCCATCAAAGTGCACAGGCTCAGAATTCTCACAGGCAATGACAACACGCCTGGTTCTGGCCAGGGTCCGATACCTACAATTTGGGAAAGAGGAGCCACCTGTCAGTCTGCAGTCTGTGATCTTCATAATGCCTTCATGGCAATTCATTTGTCCATTCTTGCATTGGATGTTGCTGGTCTGGCAAATACTTTGGATATTCCAGAAGTCTTCATGGATGAAGGTGTTAACAGGCTTGCACCTTGTCTCAGTCATCCGTCTCCTGTGCATCATCTGGTTGCAGTATGTAGCATCACCACCTTCACTATGAGGGTCCACATGCTGCCGCAGGAACTGTTGGAATCTCCTACTCTGGCCAGAAGAGGGCTGTACCAACCATAGGCCAAGCAAGACCAGCAGTAACAGCAATGATCGGATTCCCTGCATGGCCACTATCTTCTGCCTATTAAGAGCCCCCCTAAAAGAATACAAAGCAAGAAGCAGGCAATAAAGCTGGAAAGTGGACTGTTTACCCCTTGCCAATAGACACAACATTCCTATCCTATACTTCCTTATTCAACTTGTCCCCTTTCACCTACCAattcttctctaggttttcatatTCTATGTTCTAGATCAATGGTTCTTAACATTAGATTTCAAGTCATAATGAACTTAAATGAAAAAGCAATCACacctttatttcaatataattgctttcctttataatcctaggTATTTATtgcaatttaaaatattaaaggttTCATAAACTTCTCTAGACTGCAAAaggaaacatcatcatcatcataataataatggcagctaATATCAATATAATTAGGCAGCTAAGTAGTAAAGCAGATAGAATGAGGAaagtggaggggaaggggagatagggaagactcatctttatgaattcaaacccacctcagacacttactagttgtgttaccctgggcaaatcacttaacaaaaGGAAGGTCATAAAGCATATAGAAATTTAAAAGTGCTAgtctaagggggcagctaggtggagcaatggatagaacactggctctggagtcaggaagacctaagttcaaatcaggcctcagacatttaataattacctagctgtgtgatcttgggtaagtcacttaaccccactgccttaaataaaaaaaaaatttaaaagaactgCTAGTCTAGTgtcatttctaatattatttttctctctaatcaatcaacaaacatttattaagtgcttgttaTGGGCCAGTCATTGTACTAAAAGTTGGGGATATGAAGAAGTAAAAAAGTCACTTCCCTCAAGGAGATCATATTCTACTAATCTGTCATTCTCCAACAGCTAGACCTCACCCTTTCATGGATATTGTTACTCTTCCTTCTCTTGTTCACAGCATCATTCCCAAATGATTCAGTTTCCAAACACTCTTTCTATCCAAAGACAAAGTTTcagctcagagaagttaagtattAGAGATCTTACAATGATCTAGAAGTAAGACTTCAGTTTACCTTTATTTGTTGTGAAAGCTGCAGATGGCCTTGATGAACCCTCCTGCTCAGGTCCTGAAAAGAAAACATCATGTATGACTAAAAGACAATCTTCTGATTTTTGACCATGCCCCAATATCTACAGTTTGAGGAACTGGAACCACCTGTCAGTCTGCAGTCTGTGATCTTTCAAAATGCCTTTGTGGCAATTCATTTGACCATTCTTGCTATTGATGTTAGTGATATGGTAGATAATACCTACATGAAATGGATTGGGATGGGGAAGAGGATAGTCATCTGATTCCTGTACATGAAACTACTCACTGGCCACTATTTTCTTTAGGAAGTATTCAATTCTTTAATTGAATACTTCCTAAAGATGAGGTAGATTTATATCCCACAAAGCAAAGGCATATTGAGCTTTCACAATTACAAAATCTTCTTTATCTTATGATGAGTAATGGACTCAAAGGAGGACTCAAGCagagatgaaatagaaaaagataataaagttaaactttaattttagatttctaattcctttgatattctccCAATGGCAATAGAAGCCAGATCCTTTGTCAAGCTTGTTAATCAGCACagcctatacatacatacatacattcatacacacacatacacacacacatgcacacacatacgcACACCCAGAGACCCACACCACACAATCCTAGTATAATGCCTTGCCAATGGCAAGTGCTGAATAACCTTtctgaatgaagaaattaaggaatgAACAATGtaagtaataataatgaaagtACCTCTCACACAATCAACGGAACCCAATAAAAGGTTTTCTAAACTAATTGTGAGTAATACAATTTACTAAGTAATAACCAGCATTTATTTTGCACTTTGAGgtttttcaaaacactttacatacataaaataatttgatcctcataacaattttgtgatataaatgctattatcccaaatttacaaaagaggaaattgagactagaAAAGAAACAGCATCTGCCTAAGAAAGAACTTAAATATCTTTTCTTATATACTCCTCAGGCATACACCAGACTTTCTGGTGATGATCAAAGATCATACTTTATACTTCCTAGCTTCCCTTCATGAACTTtgaacaattctattttttttcactttcttactGCTCTCATCCTTTCTCACTTCTATATCTGGACCCATTCTCCCATTACTCATACTTCTTTTTTGTGCCTTAATCTTCATACATTGAGGAAAATAGTGACATTTCATTCTCACAGCTATAAGTAATCCTTATTTGGTTTCCATAACAAATCTGTGAAATAGATAAAGCAACCAGTAccaacattttttttacaaatgtggaaatggAAGCTTCGAAAAGGTAAGTGATTTATTATCCTCACATGAACCCTGGGAGttgggtgttattattattcccatttaccaatgaggaaactgagacaagtaaTGGTTAAgtgacaagatttgaactcaggtcttcctgac from Macrotis lagotis isolate mMagLag1 chromosome 4, bilby.v1.9.chrom.fasta, whole genome shotgun sequence includes the following:
- the RNASE4 gene encoding ribonuclease 4 is translated as MQGIRSLLLLLVLLGLWLVQPSSGQSRRFQQFLRQHVDPHSEGGDATYCNQMMHRRRMTETRCKPVNTFIHEDFWNIQSICQTSNIQCKNGQMNCHEGIMKITDCRLTGGSSFPNCRYRTLARTRRVVIACENSEPVHFDG